The proteins below come from a single Acidovorax sp. NCPPB 4044 genomic window:
- a CDS encoding acyl-CoA dehydrogenase, with the protein MSYTAPVKDMLFAIEHLANLAEVAALPGFEDAGLDTAQAVLEECARFNEGVVAPLNVAGDRNPSSWKDGQVTTTPGFKEAFRQYAEGGWQGLQHPVDFGGQGLPKTIGAACAEMLNSANMSFALCPLLTDGAIEALLTAGSDALKATYLEKLVSGQWTGSMNLTEPQAGSDLALVRTRAEPQGDGSYKVFGTKIFITYGEHDMAENIVHLVLARVAGAPEGVKGISLFVVPKLLVDGDGSPGARNDVQCVSIEHKLGIKASPTAVLQFGDAGGAVGYLVGEENRGLEYMFIMMNAARYAVGLQGIAVAERAYQQAVQYARDRVQSRPVDGSLPGSAPIIHHPDVRRMLMTMRALTEGCRAMATVAAAAYDAAHHHTDAAVRKENQAFYEFMVPLVKGYSTEMSLEVTSLGVQVHGGMGFIEETGAAQHYRDARILPIYEGTTAIQANDLVGRKTVRDGAATALAISGQARGTVDALRAAGTPDAEAVARRLAEACDAFDDAARFIAGSAKADPNAAFAGSVPYLMLAGNLVAGWQMGRALLKAQALLAGQGAAGGDAAFLQAKVATARFYAEHILVRTRAQRDAIVDGAASVTALALESF; encoded by the coding sequence ATGAGCTACACCGCCCCCGTCAAGGACATGCTGTTCGCCATCGAGCACCTCGCGAACCTCGCCGAGGTCGCCGCGCTGCCGGGCTTCGAGGACGCCGGCCTCGACACGGCGCAGGCGGTGCTGGAGGAATGCGCGCGCTTCAACGAGGGCGTGGTGGCGCCACTCAACGTGGCGGGCGACCGCAATCCGTCGTCCTGGAAGGACGGGCAGGTCACGACCACCCCCGGCTTCAAGGAGGCATTCCGCCAGTACGCCGAGGGGGGCTGGCAGGGCCTGCAGCACCCGGTGGACTTCGGCGGGCAGGGCCTGCCCAAGACCATCGGCGCGGCCTGCGCGGAGATGCTCAACAGCGCCAACATGAGCTTCGCGCTGTGCCCGCTGCTCACCGACGGCGCCATCGAGGCGCTGCTCACCGCCGGCAGCGATGCGCTCAAGGCCACCTACCTGGAGAAGCTCGTGTCCGGCCAGTGGACGGGCTCGATGAACCTGACCGAGCCGCAGGCCGGCTCCGACCTGGCCCTGGTGCGCACGCGCGCCGAGCCGCAGGGGGACGGCAGCTACAAGGTCTTCGGCACGAAGATCTTCATCACCTACGGCGAGCACGACATGGCGGAGAACATCGTGCACCTGGTGCTGGCCCGCGTGGCCGGCGCGCCCGAGGGCGTGAAGGGCATCAGCCTGTTCGTGGTGCCGAAACTCCTGGTGGACGGCGACGGCTCGCCGGGCGCGCGCAACGACGTGCAGTGCGTCTCGATCGAGCACAAGCTCGGCATCAAGGCCAGCCCCACGGCGGTGCTGCAGTTCGGCGATGCGGGCGGCGCCGTGGGCTACCTCGTGGGCGAGGAGAACCGCGGCCTGGAATACATGTTCATCATGATGAACGCCGCGCGCTACGCCGTGGGCCTGCAGGGCATCGCGGTGGCCGAGCGCGCCTACCAGCAGGCCGTGCAGTACGCCCGCGACCGCGTGCAGAGCCGTCCCGTGGACGGCAGCCTGCCCGGCAGCGCGCCGATCATCCACCACCCCGACGTGCGCCGCATGCTCATGACGATGCGCGCGCTCACCGAGGGCTGCCGCGCCATGGCGACCGTGGCCGCCGCGGCCTACGACGCCGCGCACCACCACACCGACGCGGCGGTGCGCAAGGAGAACCAGGCGTTCTACGAATTCATGGTGCCGCTCGTGAAGGGCTACAGCACCGAGATGAGCCTGGAGGTGACCAGCCTGGGCGTGCAGGTGCACGGCGGCATGGGCTTCATCGAGGAAACCGGTGCCGCGCAGCACTACCGCGACGCGCGGATCCTGCCCATCTACGAAGGCACGACCGCGATCCAGGCCAACGACCTCGTGGGCCGCAAGACGGTGCGCGACGGAGCGGCCACGGCGCTCGCCATCTCCGGGCAGGCGCGCGGCACGGTGGACGCGCTGCGCGCGGCCGGCACGCCGGATGCCGAGGCCGTCGCCCGGCGCCTCGCCGAGGCCTGCGATGCCTTCGACGACGCAGCGCGCTTCATCGCGGGCAGCGCCAAGGCCGACCCGAACGCGGCCTTCGCGGGCAGCGTGCCCTACCTGATGCTGGCCGGCAACCTCGTCGCGGGCTGGCAGATGGGCCGGGCCCTGCTCAAGGCGCAGGCGCTGCTGGCCGGGCAGGGCGCGGCCGGCGGGGACGCCGCCTTCCTGCAGGCCAAGGTGGCCACGGCGCGGTTCTACGCGGAACACATCCTCGTGCGCACGCGGGCCCAGCGCGACGCCATCGTCGACGGCGCGGCCAGCGTGACCGCGCTGGCGCTGGAGTCCTTCTGA
- a CDS encoding electron transfer flavoprotein subunit alpha/FixB family protein: MTSLVIAEHDNASIKPATLNAVTAAKACGGDVHVLVAGQNAAEAAKAAAQIAGVSKVLHADGASLADGLAENVAAQVLAVAGNYSHILFPATANGKNVAPRVAARLDVAQISDITKVDSPDTFERPIYAGNAIATVQSADATKVITVRTTGFDAAPATGGSASVDTLDVAADSGKSRFVGCEVTKSDRPELTAAKIIVSGGRALGSAEKFNEVMTPLADKLGAAIGASRAAVDAGYAPNDLQVGQTGKIVAPQLYIAAGISGAIQHLAGMKDSKVIVAINKDAEAPIFSVADYGLEADLFTAVPELVKAL; the protein is encoded by the coding sequence ATGACATCTCTCGTCATTGCCGAACACGACAACGCTTCGATCAAGCCCGCCACGCTCAACGCCGTCACCGCCGCCAAGGCCTGCGGCGGCGACGTCCACGTGCTGGTGGCCGGCCAGAACGCGGCCGAGGCCGCCAAAGCCGCGGCGCAGATCGCCGGCGTCTCCAAGGTGCTGCACGCCGACGGCGCCAGCCTGGCCGACGGCCTGGCCGAGAACGTGGCCGCGCAGGTGCTGGCCGTGGCCGGCAACTACAGCCACATCCTCTTCCCCGCCACCGCCAACGGCAAGAACGTCGCGCCGCGCGTGGCCGCCAGGCTCGACGTCGCGCAGATCAGCGACATCACCAAGGTGGACAGCCCCGACACCTTCGAGCGCCCGATCTACGCCGGCAACGCCATCGCCACCGTGCAGAGCGCCGACGCCACCAAGGTGATCACCGTGCGCACGACCGGCTTCGACGCCGCGCCCGCCACGGGCGGCTCGGCCTCGGTGGACACGCTGGACGTGGCGGCCGACAGCGGCAAGAGCCGCTTCGTGGGCTGCGAGGTCACCAAGAGCGACCGCCCCGAACTCACGGCCGCCAAGATCATCGTCTCGGGCGGCCGCGCCCTGGGCAGCGCCGAGAAGTTCAACGAGGTCATGACGCCGCTCGCGGACAAGCTGGGCGCCGCCATCGGCGCCTCGCGCGCCGCGGTGGACGCGGGCTACGCGCCCAACGACCTGCAGGTCGGCCAGACCGGCAAGATCGTGGCGCCGCAGCTCTACATCGCCGCAGGCATCTCCGGCGCCATCCAGCATCTGGCCGGCATGAAGGACTCCAAGGTCATCGTGGCGATCAACAAGGACGCCGAGGCGCCGATCTTCAGCGTGGCCGACTACGGCCTGGAGGCGGACCTGTTCACGGCCGTTCCCGAGCTGGTCAAGGCCCTCTGA
- a CDS encoding electron transfer flavoprotein subunit beta/FixA family protein — protein sequence MKVLVPVKRVVDYNVKVRVKSDNTGVDIANVKMSMNPFDEIAVEEAVRLKEKGVVTEVIAVSCGVAQCQETLRTAMAIGADRAILVETTEELQPLAVAKILKALVDKEQPQLVILGKQAIDDDSNQTGQMLAALADLPQATFASKVEVSGEAVNVTREVDGGLETIALTLPAVVTTDLRLNEPRYVTLPNIMKAKKKQLDTVKPEDLGVDVKPRLKTLKVTEPPKRGAGVKVPDVAALVDKLKNEAKVI from the coding sequence ATGAAGGTCTTGGTCCCCGTCAAGCGCGTGGTGGACTACAACGTGAAGGTCCGCGTCAAGTCGGACAACACGGGTGTGGACATCGCGAACGTCAAGATGAGCATGAACCCGTTTGACGAGATCGCCGTGGAAGAGGCCGTGCGGCTGAAGGAAAAGGGCGTGGTCACCGAGGTGATCGCCGTCTCCTGCGGCGTCGCGCAATGCCAGGAAACGCTGCGCACGGCCATGGCCATCGGCGCCGACCGCGCGATCCTCGTCGAAACCACCGAGGAACTGCAGCCCCTGGCCGTGGCCAAGATCCTCAAGGCCCTGGTCGACAAGGAGCAGCCCCAGCTCGTGATCCTCGGCAAGCAGGCCATCGACGACGACTCCAACCAGACCGGCCAGATGCTGGCCGCGCTGGCCGACCTGCCGCAGGCGACCTTCGCCTCCAAGGTCGAGGTGAGCGGCGAAGCCGTGAACGTGACCCGCGAGGTCGATGGCGGCCTGGAAACGATCGCCCTCACGCTGCCCGCCGTGGTGACCACCGACCTGCGCCTGAACGAGCCGCGCTACGTCACGCTGCCCAACATCATGAAGGCCAAGAAGAAGCAGCTCGACACCGTCAAGCCCGAGGACCTGGGCGTGGATGTCAAGCCCCGCCTCAAGACCCTCAAGGTCACGGAGCCGCCCAAGCGCGGCGCCGGCGTGAAGGTGCCCGATGTCGCCGCGCTGGTCGACAAGCTCAAGAACGAAGCCAAGGTGATCTAA